One window from the genome of Lynx canadensis isolate LIC74 chromosome E3, mLynCan4.pri.v2, whole genome shotgun sequence encodes:
- the RHOT2 gene encoding mitochondrial Rho GTPase 2 isoform X2 — protein sequence MCASCSWERVGKTSLILSLVGEEFPAEVPPRAEEITIPADVTPEKVPTHIVDYSEAEQTAEELQEEIDKANVVCVVYDVSEEATIEKIRTKWIPLVNGGTERGPRVPIILVGNKSDLRAGSSMEAVLPIMSQFPEIETCVECSAKNLRNISELFYYAQKAVLHPTAPLYDPEAKQLRPACVQALTRIFRLSDQDLDQALSDEELNAFQKSCFGHPLAPQALEDVKTVVCKNVAGGVREDRLTLDGFLFLNTLFIQRGRHETTWAILRRFGYGDTLELTLDYLAPPLYVPPGCSTELNHFGYQFVQRVFEKHDQDHDGSLSPVELDSFFSVFPAAPWGSQLPLEVPTEAGRLPLHGYLCQWTLVTYLDVRRCLEHLGYLGYPTLCERDSQAHAITVTREKRLDQEKGQTQRNVLLCKVVGARGVGKSAFLQAFLGRRLGDRREFPEEPAVYAINTVQVNGQEKYLILCEVSADSLLATAPDAACDVACLMFDGSDPGSFAFCASVYKRHYMDGQTPCLFVSSKADLPEGISPPGLSPAEFCRRHRLPAPAPFSCASPAKLSAAVFTQLAAMATFPHLAHRELHSTSFWLRVTLGVIGAAVTAVLSFSLYRALVKTR from the exons ATGTGCGCATCTTGCTCCTGGGAGAGG GTGGGAAAGACGTCGCTGATCCTGTCTCTCGTGGGCGAAGAGTTCCCCGCGGAG GTCCCTCCGCGAGCAGAAGAGATCACCATCCCCGCAGACGTCACCCCGGAGAAGGTGCCCACCCACATCGTGGATTACTCAG aagccGAGCAGACGGCGGAGGAGCTTCAGGAAGAGATTGACAAG GCAAAcgtggtgtgtgtggtgtatgaCGTGTCTGAGGAGGCTACCATCGAGAAG ATCCGCACCAAATGGATCCCACTGGTGAACGGGGGTACCGAGAGGGGCCCCAG AGTCCCCATCATCCTGGTGGGCAACAAGTCAGACCTGCGGGCGGGCAGCTCGATGGAGGCCGTGCTGCCCATCATGAGCCAGTtccctgagatcgagacctgcGTGGAG TGCTCTGCCAAGAACCTGAGAAACATCTCGGAGCTGTTCTACTACGCGCAGAAGGCTGTGCTGCACCCCACGGCCCCGCTCTATGACCCTGAGGCCAAGCAG CTGAGGCCCGCGTGTGTCCAGGCCCTCACGCGCATCTTCAGGCTCTCAGACCAGGACCTAGATCAGGCGCTCAGTGACGAGGAACTCAACGCGTTCCAG AAATCGTGCTTCGGGCACCCCCTGGCCCCCCAGGCCCTGGAGGACGTGAAGACGGTGGTGTGCAAGAACGTGGCGGGAGGTGTGCGGGAGGACCGGCTGACCCTGGACG GCTTCCTTTTTCTGAACACGCTGTTCATCCAGCGTGGCCGCCACGAGACCACGTGGGCCATTCTGCGGCGCTTTGGCTACGGCGACACACTGGAGCTGACCCTGGACTACCTTGCTCCGCC GCTCTACGTGCCCCCCGGCTGCAGCACCGAGCTCAACCACTTCGGCTACCAGTTCGTGCAGAGGGTGTTTGAGAAGCACGATCAG GACCACGATGGCAGCCTCTCGCCTGTGGAGCTGGACAGCTTCTTCAGCGTGTTTCCAGCTGCGCCCTGGGGCTCCCAGCTGCCTCTTGAGGTCCCCACCGAGGCGGGCCGGCTGCCCCTGCACGGGTACCTCTGCCAGTGGAC cctgGTGACCTACTTGGATGTCCGGCGCTGCCTTGAGCACCTCGGTTACTTGGGTTACCCCACTCTCTGCGAGCGGGACTCCCAGGCCCACGCCATCACAG TCACGCGTGAGAAGAGGTTGGATCAGGAGAAGGGGCAGACGCAGAGGAACGTCCTCCTGTGCAAGGTGGTGGGAGCCCGCGGAGTGGGCAAATCCGCCTTTCTGCAGGCCTTCCTCGGCCGCCGTCTGGGG GATCGCAGGGAGTTCCCCGAGGAGCCTGCCGTCTACGCCATCAACACAGTGCAGGTCAACGGGCAGGAGAAGTACCTGATA CTGTGCGAGGTGAGCGCAGACAGCCTGTTGGCCACCGCACCCGATGCTGCGTGTGACGTGGCCTGCTTGATGTTCGATGGCAGCGACCCCGGGTCCTTTGCGTTCTGTGCCAGCGTCTACAAG CGCCACTACATGGACGGGCAGACCCCCTGCCTCTTCGTCTCTTCCAAGGCTGACCTGCCTGAGGGCATCTCGCCACCTGGCCTGTCGCCTGCGGAGTTCTGCCGCAGGCACCGGCTGCCCGCCCCTGCTCCGTTCTCCTGTGCCAGCCCGGCCAAGCTCAGCGCCGCTGTCTTCACCCAGCTCGCTGCCATGGCCACTTTCCC ACACCTGGCCCACAGGGAGCTGCACTCTACCTCCTTCTGGCTTCGGGTGACACTGGGGGTCATTGGGGCCGCTGTCACTGCTGTTCTCAGTTTCTCACTCTACAGGGCCCTGGTGAAGACCCGATGA
- the RHBDL1 gene encoding rhomboid-related protein 1 isoform X4, whose amino-acid sequence MDRSSLLQLIQEQQLDPENTGFIGADTFTGLVHSHELPLDPAKLDMLVALAQSNERGQVCYQELVDLISSKRSSSFKRAIANGQRALPRDGLLDEPGLGVYKRFVRYVAYEILPREVDRHWYFYRHRSCPPPVFMASVTLAQIIVFLCYGARLNKWVLQTYHPEYMKSPLVYHPGHRARAWRFLTYMFMHVGLEQLGFNALLQLMIGVPLEMVHGLLRISLLYLAGVLAGSLTVSITDMRAPVVGGSGGVYALCSAHLANVVMNWAGMRCPYKLLRMVLALVCSAVVGVSMGLTILRSYEERLRDQCGWWVVLLAYGTFLLFAIFWNVFAYDLLGAHIPPPP is encoded by the exons ATGGACAGGAGCTCGCTGCTGCAGCTTATCCAGGAGCAG cagctgGACCCTGAGAACACAGGTTTCATCGGTGCGGACACCTTCACTGGCCTGGTGCACAGCCATGAGCTGCCTCTGGACCCGGCCAAGCTGGACATGCTGGTGGCCTTGGCCCAGAGCAACGAGCGGGGCCAGGTCTGCTACCAGGAGCTGGTGGACCTG atcagCAGTAAACGCTCAAGCAGCTTTAAGCGGGCCATCGCCAACGGACAGAGGGCCCTGCCCCGGGACGGGCTGCTGGATGAGCCAGGCCTGGGCGTCTACAAGCGGTTTGTGCGCTACGTCGCCTACGAGATCCTGCCCCGGGAGGTGGACCGCCACTGGTACTTCTACCGGCACCGCAGCTGCCCACCACCCGTGTTTATGGCCTCGGTCACCCTTGCCCAG ATCATCGTGTTCCTGTGCTACGGGGCCCGTCTCAACAAATGGGTGCTGCAGACCTACCACCCTGAGTACATGAAGAGCCCCCTCGTGTACCATCCCGGCCACCGTGCTCGAGCCTGGCGCTTCCTCACCTACATGTTCATGCACGTTGG CCTGGAGCAGCTGGGGTTCAACGCGCTCCTGCAGCTGATGATCGGGGTGCCCTTGGAGATGGTGCACGGTCTGCTCCGCATCAGCCTGCTCTACCTGGCCGGCGTGCTGGCAG GCTCCCTGACTGTCTCCATTACCGACATGCGGGCCCCTGTGGTGGGGGGCTCTGGTGGGGTCTACGCCTTGTGCTCGGCACACCTGGCCAACGTCGTCATG AACTGGGCTGGGATGAGGTGTCCCTACAAGCTGCTGAGGATGGTGCTGGCCTTGGTGTGCA GTGCAGTGGTCGGGGTCAGCATGGGTCTGACCATCCTGCGCAGCTATGAGGAGCGACTTCGGGACCAGTGCGGCTGGTGGGTGGTGCTGCTTGCCTACGGCACTTTCCTGCTCTTTGCCATCTTCTGGAACGTCTTCGCCTATGACCTGCTAGGCGCCCacatccccccaccaccctga
- the RHOT2 gene encoding mitochondrial Rho GTPase 2 isoform X3: MKRDVRILLLGEAQVGKTSLILSLVGEEFPAEVPPRAEEITIPADVTPEKVPTHIVDYSEAEQTAEELQEEIDKANVVCVVYDVSEEATIEKIRTKWIPLVNGGTERGPRVPIILVGNKSDLRAGSSMEAVLPIMSQFPEIETCVECSAKNLRNISELFYYAQKAVLHPTAPLYDPEAKQKSCFGHPLAPQALEDVKTVVCKNVAGGVREDRLTLDGFLFLNTLFIQRGRHETTWAILRRFGYGDTLELTLDYLAPPLYVPPGCSTELNHFGYQFVQRVFEKHDQDHDGSLSPVELDSFFSVFPAAPWGSQLPLEVPTEAGRLPLHGYLCQWTLVTYLDVRRCLEHLGYLGYPTLCERDSQAHAITVTREKRLDQEKGQTQRNVLLCKVVGARGVGKSAFLQAFLGRRLGDRREFPEEPAVYAINTVQVNGQEKYLILCEVSADSLLATAPDAACDVACLMFDGSDPGSFAFCASVYKRHYMDGQTPCLFVSSKADLPEGISPPGLSPAEFCRRHRLPAPAPFSCASPAKLSAAVFTQLAAMATFPHLAHRELHSTSFWLRVTLGVIGAAVTAVLSFSLYRALVKTR; this comes from the exons ATGAAGCGGGATGTGCGCATCTTGCTCCTGGGAGAGG CCCAGGTGGGAAAGACGTCGCTGATCCTGTCTCTCGTGGGCGAAGAGTTCCCCGCGGAG GTCCCTCCGCGAGCAGAAGAGATCACCATCCCCGCAGACGTCACCCCGGAGAAGGTGCCCACCCACATCGTGGATTACTCAG aagccGAGCAGACGGCGGAGGAGCTTCAGGAAGAGATTGACAAG GCAAAcgtggtgtgtgtggtgtatgaCGTGTCTGAGGAGGCTACCATCGAGAAG ATCCGCACCAAATGGATCCCACTGGTGAACGGGGGTACCGAGAGGGGCCCCAG AGTCCCCATCATCCTGGTGGGCAACAAGTCAGACCTGCGGGCGGGCAGCTCGATGGAGGCCGTGCTGCCCATCATGAGCCAGTtccctgagatcgagacctgcGTGGAG TGCTCTGCCAAGAACCTGAGAAACATCTCGGAGCTGTTCTACTACGCGCAGAAGGCTGTGCTGCACCCCACGGCCCCGCTCTATGACCCTGAGGCCAAGCAG AAATCGTGCTTCGGGCACCCCCTGGCCCCCCAGGCCCTGGAGGACGTGAAGACGGTGGTGTGCAAGAACGTGGCGGGAGGTGTGCGGGAGGACCGGCTGACCCTGGACG GCTTCCTTTTTCTGAACACGCTGTTCATCCAGCGTGGCCGCCACGAGACCACGTGGGCCATTCTGCGGCGCTTTGGCTACGGCGACACACTGGAGCTGACCCTGGACTACCTTGCTCCGCC GCTCTACGTGCCCCCCGGCTGCAGCACCGAGCTCAACCACTTCGGCTACCAGTTCGTGCAGAGGGTGTTTGAGAAGCACGATCAG GACCACGATGGCAGCCTCTCGCCTGTGGAGCTGGACAGCTTCTTCAGCGTGTTTCCAGCTGCGCCCTGGGGCTCCCAGCTGCCTCTTGAGGTCCCCACCGAGGCGGGCCGGCTGCCCCTGCACGGGTACCTCTGCCAGTGGAC cctgGTGACCTACTTGGATGTCCGGCGCTGCCTTGAGCACCTCGGTTACTTGGGTTACCCCACTCTCTGCGAGCGGGACTCCCAGGCCCACGCCATCACAG TCACGCGTGAGAAGAGGTTGGATCAGGAGAAGGGGCAGACGCAGAGGAACGTCCTCCTGTGCAAGGTGGTGGGAGCCCGCGGAGTGGGCAAATCCGCCTTTCTGCAGGCCTTCCTCGGCCGCCGTCTGGGG GATCGCAGGGAGTTCCCCGAGGAGCCTGCCGTCTACGCCATCAACACAGTGCAGGTCAACGGGCAGGAGAAGTACCTGATA CTGTGCGAGGTGAGCGCAGACAGCCTGTTGGCCACCGCACCCGATGCTGCGTGTGACGTGGCCTGCTTGATGTTCGATGGCAGCGACCCCGGGTCCTTTGCGTTCTGTGCCAGCGTCTACAAG CGCCACTACATGGACGGGCAGACCCCCTGCCTCTTCGTCTCTTCCAAGGCTGACCTGCCTGAGGGCATCTCGCCACCTGGCCTGTCGCCTGCGGAGTTCTGCCGCAGGCACCGGCTGCCCGCCCCTGCTCCGTTCTCCTGTGCCAGCCCGGCCAAGCTCAGCGCCGCTGTCTTCACCCAGCTCGCTGCCATGGCCACTTTCCC ACACCTGGCCCACAGGGAGCTGCACTCTACCTCCTTCTGGCTTCGGGTGACACTGGGGGTCATTGGGGCCGCTGTCACTGCTGTTCTCAGTTTCTCACTCTACAGGGCCCTGGTGAAGACCCGATGA
- the RHOT2 gene encoding mitochondrial Rho GTPase 2 isoform X1, protein MKRDVRILLLGEAQVGKTSLILSLVGEEFPAEVPPRAEEITIPADVTPEKVPTHIVDYSEAEQTAEELQEEIDKANVVCVVYDVSEEATIEKIRTKWIPLVNGGTERGPRVPIILVGNKSDLRAGSSMEAVLPIMSQFPEIETCVECSAKNLRNISELFYYAQKAVLHPTAPLYDPEAKQLRPACVQALTRIFRLSDQDLDQALSDEELNAFQKSCFGHPLAPQALEDVKTVVCKNVAGGVREDRLTLDGFLFLNTLFIQRGRHETTWAILRRFGYGDTLELTLDYLAPPLYVPPGCSTELNHFGYQFVQRVFEKHDQDHDGSLSPVELDSFFSVFPAAPWGSQLPLEVPTEAGRLPLHGYLCQWTLVTYLDVRRCLEHLGYLGYPTLCERDSQAHAITVTREKRLDQEKGQTQRNVLLCKVVGARGVGKSAFLQAFLGRRLGDRREFPEEPAVYAINTVQVNGQEKYLILCEVSADSLLATAPDAACDVACLMFDGSDPGSFAFCASVYKRHYMDGQTPCLFVSSKADLPEGISPPGLSPAEFCRRHRLPAPAPFSCASPAKLSAAVFTQLAAMATFPHLAHRELHSTSFWLRVTLGVIGAAVTAVLSFSLYRALVKTR, encoded by the exons ATGAAGCGGGATGTGCGCATCTTGCTCCTGGGAGAGG CCCAGGTGGGAAAGACGTCGCTGATCCTGTCTCTCGTGGGCGAAGAGTTCCCCGCGGAG GTCCCTCCGCGAGCAGAAGAGATCACCATCCCCGCAGACGTCACCCCGGAGAAGGTGCCCACCCACATCGTGGATTACTCAG aagccGAGCAGACGGCGGAGGAGCTTCAGGAAGAGATTGACAAG GCAAAcgtggtgtgtgtggtgtatgaCGTGTCTGAGGAGGCTACCATCGAGAAG ATCCGCACCAAATGGATCCCACTGGTGAACGGGGGTACCGAGAGGGGCCCCAG AGTCCCCATCATCCTGGTGGGCAACAAGTCAGACCTGCGGGCGGGCAGCTCGATGGAGGCCGTGCTGCCCATCATGAGCCAGTtccctgagatcgagacctgcGTGGAG TGCTCTGCCAAGAACCTGAGAAACATCTCGGAGCTGTTCTACTACGCGCAGAAGGCTGTGCTGCACCCCACGGCCCCGCTCTATGACCCTGAGGCCAAGCAG CTGAGGCCCGCGTGTGTCCAGGCCCTCACGCGCATCTTCAGGCTCTCAGACCAGGACCTAGATCAGGCGCTCAGTGACGAGGAACTCAACGCGTTCCAG AAATCGTGCTTCGGGCACCCCCTGGCCCCCCAGGCCCTGGAGGACGTGAAGACGGTGGTGTGCAAGAACGTGGCGGGAGGTGTGCGGGAGGACCGGCTGACCCTGGACG GCTTCCTTTTTCTGAACACGCTGTTCATCCAGCGTGGCCGCCACGAGACCACGTGGGCCATTCTGCGGCGCTTTGGCTACGGCGACACACTGGAGCTGACCCTGGACTACCTTGCTCCGCC GCTCTACGTGCCCCCCGGCTGCAGCACCGAGCTCAACCACTTCGGCTACCAGTTCGTGCAGAGGGTGTTTGAGAAGCACGATCAG GACCACGATGGCAGCCTCTCGCCTGTGGAGCTGGACAGCTTCTTCAGCGTGTTTCCAGCTGCGCCCTGGGGCTCCCAGCTGCCTCTTGAGGTCCCCACCGAGGCGGGCCGGCTGCCCCTGCACGGGTACCTCTGCCAGTGGAC cctgGTGACCTACTTGGATGTCCGGCGCTGCCTTGAGCACCTCGGTTACTTGGGTTACCCCACTCTCTGCGAGCGGGACTCCCAGGCCCACGCCATCACAG TCACGCGTGAGAAGAGGTTGGATCAGGAGAAGGGGCAGACGCAGAGGAACGTCCTCCTGTGCAAGGTGGTGGGAGCCCGCGGAGTGGGCAAATCCGCCTTTCTGCAGGCCTTCCTCGGCCGCCGTCTGGGG GATCGCAGGGAGTTCCCCGAGGAGCCTGCCGTCTACGCCATCAACACAGTGCAGGTCAACGGGCAGGAGAAGTACCTGATA CTGTGCGAGGTGAGCGCAGACAGCCTGTTGGCCACCGCACCCGATGCTGCGTGTGACGTGGCCTGCTTGATGTTCGATGGCAGCGACCCCGGGTCCTTTGCGTTCTGTGCCAGCGTCTACAAG CGCCACTACATGGACGGGCAGACCCCCTGCCTCTTCGTCTCTTCCAAGGCTGACCTGCCTGAGGGCATCTCGCCACCTGGCCTGTCGCCTGCGGAGTTCTGCCGCAGGCACCGGCTGCCCGCCCCTGCTCCGTTCTCCTGTGCCAGCCCGGCCAAGCTCAGCGCCGCTGTCTTCACCCAGCTCGCTGCCATGGCCACTTTCCC ACACCTGGCCCACAGGGAGCTGCACTCTACCTCCTTCTGGCTTCGGGTGACACTGGGGGTCATTGGGGCCGCTGTCACTGCTGTTCTCAGTTTCTCACTCTACAGGGCCCTGGTGAAGACCCGATGA
- the RHBDL1 gene encoding rhomboid-related protein 1 isoform X1, producing the protein MDRSSLLQLIQEQQLDPENTGFIGADTFTGLVHSHELPLDPAKLDMLVALAQSNERGQVCYQELVDLISSKRSSSFKRAIANGQRALPRDGLLDEPGLGVYKRFVRYVAYEILPREVDRHWYFYRHRSCPPPVFMASVTLAQIIVFLCYGARLNKWVLQTYHPEYMKSPLVYHPGHRARAWRFLTYMFMHVGLEQLGFNALLQLMIGVPLEMVHGLLRISLLYLAGVLAGSLTVSITDMRAPVVGGSGGVYALCSAHLANVVMNWAGMRCPYKLLRMVLALVCMSSEVGRAVWLRFSPPLPASGPQPSFMAHLAGAVVGVSMGLTILRSYEERLRDQCGWWVVLLAYGTFLLFAIFWNVFAYDLLGAHIPPPP; encoded by the exons ATGGACAGGAGCTCGCTGCTGCAGCTTATCCAGGAGCAG cagctgGACCCTGAGAACACAGGTTTCATCGGTGCGGACACCTTCACTGGCCTGGTGCACAGCCATGAGCTGCCTCTGGACCCGGCCAAGCTGGACATGCTGGTGGCCTTGGCCCAGAGCAACGAGCGGGGCCAGGTCTGCTACCAGGAGCTGGTGGACCTG atcagCAGTAAACGCTCAAGCAGCTTTAAGCGGGCCATCGCCAACGGACAGAGGGCCCTGCCCCGGGACGGGCTGCTGGATGAGCCAGGCCTGGGCGTCTACAAGCGGTTTGTGCGCTACGTCGCCTACGAGATCCTGCCCCGGGAGGTGGACCGCCACTGGTACTTCTACCGGCACCGCAGCTGCCCACCACCCGTGTTTATGGCCTCGGTCACCCTTGCCCAG ATCATCGTGTTCCTGTGCTACGGGGCCCGTCTCAACAAATGGGTGCTGCAGACCTACCACCCTGAGTACATGAAGAGCCCCCTCGTGTACCATCCCGGCCACCGTGCTCGAGCCTGGCGCTTCCTCACCTACATGTTCATGCACGTTGG CCTGGAGCAGCTGGGGTTCAACGCGCTCCTGCAGCTGATGATCGGGGTGCCCTTGGAGATGGTGCACGGTCTGCTCCGCATCAGCCTGCTCTACCTGGCCGGCGTGCTGGCAG GCTCCCTGACTGTCTCCATTACCGACATGCGGGCCCCTGTGGTGGGGGGCTCTGGTGGGGTCTACGCCTTGTGCTCGGCACACCTGGCCAACGTCGTCATG AACTGGGCTGGGATGAGGTGTCCCTACAAGCTGCTGAGGATGGTGCTGGCCTTGGTGTGCA TGAGCTCCGAGGTGGGCCGGGCCGTGTGGCTCCGCTTTTCCCCACCACTGCCTGCCTCAGGCCCACAGCCCAGCTTCATGGCACACCTGGCAGGTGCAGTGGTCGGGGTCAGCATGGGTCTGACCATCCTGCGCAGCTATGAGGAGCGACTTCGGGACCAGTGCGGCTGGTGGGTGGTGCTGCTTGCCTACGGCACTTTCCTGCTCTTTGCCATCTTCTGGAACGTCTTCGCCTATGACCTGCTAGGCGCCCacatccccccaccaccctga
- the RHBDL1 gene encoding rhomboid-related protein 1 isoform X3, producing the protein MDRSSLLQLIQEQQLDPENTGFIGADTFTGLVHSHELPLDPAKLDMLVALAQSNERGQVCYQELVDLISSKRSSSFKRAIANGQRALPRDGLLDEPGLGVYKRFVRYVAYEILPREVDRHWYFYRHRSCPPPVFMASVTLAQIIVFLCYGARLNKWVLQTYHPEYMKSPLVYHPGHRARAWRFLTYMFMHVGLEQLGFNALLQLMIGVPLEMVHGLLRISLLYLAGVLAGEAGTCPLALPLNWAGMRCPYKLLRMVLALVCMSSEVGRAVWLRFSPPLPASGPQPSFMAHLAGAVVGVSMGLTILRSYEERLRDQCGWWVVLLAYGTFLLFAIFWNVFAYDLLGAHIPPPP; encoded by the exons ATGGACAGGAGCTCGCTGCTGCAGCTTATCCAGGAGCAG cagctgGACCCTGAGAACACAGGTTTCATCGGTGCGGACACCTTCACTGGCCTGGTGCACAGCCATGAGCTGCCTCTGGACCCGGCCAAGCTGGACATGCTGGTGGCCTTGGCCCAGAGCAACGAGCGGGGCCAGGTCTGCTACCAGGAGCTGGTGGACCTG atcagCAGTAAACGCTCAAGCAGCTTTAAGCGGGCCATCGCCAACGGACAGAGGGCCCTGCCCCGGGACGGGCTGCTGGATGAGCCAGGCCTGGGCGTCTACAAGCGGTTTGTGCGCTACGTCGCCTACGAGATCCTGCCCCGGGAGGTGGACCGCCACTGGTACTTCTACCGGCACCGCAGCTGCCCACCACCCGTGTTTATGGCCTCGGTCACCCTTGCCCAG ATCATCGTGTTCCTGTGCTACGGGGCCCGTCTCAACAAATGGGTGCTGCAGACCTACCACCCTGAGTACATGAAGAGCCCCCTCGTGTACCATCCCGGCCACCGTGCTCGAGCCTGGCGCTTCCTCACCTACATGTTCATGCACGTTGG CCTGGAGCAGCTGGGGTTCAACGCGCTCCTGCAGCTGATGATCGGGGTGCCCTTGGAGATGGTGCACGGTCTGCTCCGCATCAGCCTGCTCTACCTGGCCGGCGTGCTGGCAGGTGAGGCAGGCACGTGCCCCCTGGCCTTGCCACTG AACTGGGCTGGGATGAGGTGTCCCTACAAGCTGCTGAGGATGGTGCTGGCCTTGGTGTGCA TGAGCTCCGAGGTGGGCCGGGCCGTGTGGCTCCGCTTTTCCCCACCACTGCCTGCCTCAGGCCCACAGCCCAGCTTCATGGCACACCTGGCAGGTGCAGTGGTCGGGGTCAGCATGGGTCTGACCATCCTGCGCAGCTATGAGGAGCGACTTCGGGACCAGTGCGGCTGGTGGGTGGTGCTGCTTGCCTACGGCACTTTCCTGCTCTTTGCCATCTTCTGGAACGTCTTCGCCTATGACCTGCTAGGCGCCCacatccccccaccaccctga
- the RHBDL1 gene encoding rhomboid-related protein 1 isoform X2, with amino-acid sequence MDRSSLLQLIQEQLDPENTGFIGADTFTGLVHSHELPLDPAKLDMLVALAQSNERGQVCYQELVDLISSKRSSSFKRAIANGQRALPRDGLLDEPGLGVYKRFVRYVAYEILPREVDRHWYFYRHRSCPPPVFMASVTLAQIIVFLCYGARLNKWVLQTYHPEYMKSPLVYHPGHRARAWRFLTYMFMHVGLEQLGFNALLQLMIGVPLEMVHGLLRISLLYLAGVLAGSLTVSITDMRAPVVGGSGGVYALCSAHLANVVMNWAGMRCPYKLLRMVLALVCMSSEVGRAVWLRFSPPLPASGPQPSFMAHLAGAVVGVSMGLTILRSYEERLRDQCGWWVVLLAYGTFLLFAIFWNVFAYDLLGAHIPPPP; translated from the exons ATGGACAGGAGCTCGCTGCTGCAGCTTATCCAGGAGCAG ctgGACCCTGAGAACACAGGTTTCATCGGTGCGGACACCTTCACTGGCCTGGTGCACAGCCATGAGCTGCCTCTGGACCCGGCCAAGCTGGACATGCTGGTGGCCTTGGCCCAGAGCAACGAGCGGGGCCAGGTCTGCTACCAGGAGCTGGTGGACCTG atcagCAGTAAACGCTCAAGCAGCTTTAAGCGGGCCATCGCCAACGGACAGAGGGCCCTGCCCCGGGACGGGCTGCTGGATGAGCCAGGCCTGGGCGTCTACAAGCGGTTTGTGCGCTACGTCGCCTACGAGATCCTGCCCCGGGAGGTGGACCGCCACTGGTACTTCTACCGGCACCGCAGCTGCCCACCACCCGTGTTTATGGCCTCGGTCACCCTTGCCCAG ATCATCGTGTTCCTGTGCTACGGGGCCCGTCTCAACAAATGGGTGCTGCAGACCTACCACCCTGAGTACATGAAGAGCCCCCTCGTGTACCATCCCGGCCACCGTGCTCGAGCCTGGCGCTTCCTCACCTACATGTTCATGCACGTTGG CCTGGAGCAGCTGGGGTTCAACGCGCTCCTGCAGCTGATGATCGGGGTGCCCTTGGAGATGGTGCACGGTCTGCTCCGCATCAGCCTGCTCTACCTGGCCGGCGTGCTGGCAG GCTCCCTGACTGTCTCCATTACCGACATGCGGGCCCCTGTGGTGGGGGGCTCTGGTGGGGTCTACGCCTTGTGCTCGGCACACCTGGCCAACGTCGTCATG AACTGGGCTGGGATGAGGTGTCCCTACAAGCTGCTGAGGATGGTGCTGGCCTTGGTGTGCA TGAGCTCCGAGGTGGGCCGGGCCGTGTGGCTCCGCTTTTCCCCACCACTGCCTGCCTCAGGCCCACAGCCCAGCTTCATGGCACACCTGGCAGGTGCAGTGGTCGGGGTCAGCATGGGTCTGACCATCCTGCGCAGCTATGAGGAGCGACTTCGGGACCAGTGCGGCTGGTGGGTGGTGCTGCTTGCCTACGGCACTTTCCTGCTCTTTGCCATCTTCTGGAACGTCTTCGCCTATGACCTGCTAGGCGCCCacatccccccaccaccctga
- the STUB1 gene encoding E3 ubiquitin-protein ligase CHIP, protein MKGKEEKEGGARLGAGGGSPEKSPSAQELKEQGNRLFVGRKYPEAAACYGRAITRNPLVAVYYTNRALCYLKMQQHEQALADCRRALELDGQSVKAHFFLGQCQLEMESYDEAIANLQRAYNLAKEQRLNFGDDIPSALRIAKKKRWNSIEERRIHQENELHSYLTRLIVAERERELEECQRNHEGDEDDSHIRAQQACIEAKHDKYLADMDELFSQVDEKRKKRDIPDYLCGKISFELMREPCITPSGITYDRKDIEEHLQRVGHFDPVTRSPLTQEQLIPNLAMKEVIDAFISENGWVEDY, encoded by the exons ATGAAGggcaaggaggagaaggaaggcgGCGCGCGGCTGGGCGCCGGCGGCGGAAGCCCCGAAAAAAGCCCGAGCGCGCAAGAGCTCAAGGAGCAGGGCAACCGGCTCTTCGTGGGCCGCAAGTACCCGGAGGCGGCGGCCTGCTACGGCCGCGCCATC ACCCGGAATCCTCTGGTGGCAGTGTACTACACCAACCGGGCATTGTGCTACCTGAAGATGCAGCAGCACGAGCAGGCCCTAGCAGACTGTCGGCGGGCCCTGGAGCTGGACGGGCAGTCTGTGAAGGCACACTTCTTCCTGGGACAATGCCAGCTAGAGATGGAGAGCTATGATGAGGCCATTGCCAACCTGCAGCGAG cctaCAACCTCGCCAAGGAGCAGCGGCTCAACTTTGGGGATGACATCCCTAGTGCCCTGCGCATCGCCAAGAAGAAGCGCTGGAACAGCATTGAGGAGCGGCGCATCCACCAGGAGAACGAGCTGCACTCCTACCTCACCCGGCTTATTGTGGCCGAGCGGGAGAG GGAGCTGGAAGAATGCCAGAGGAACCACGAGGGTGATGAGGACGACAGCCACATCCGGGCCCAGCAGGCCTGCATCGAGGCCAAGCAC GACAAGTACTTAGCAGACATGGATGAGCTTTTCTCCCAGGTGGATGAGAAAAGAAAG AAGCGAGACATCCCCGACTACCTGTGTGGCAAGATCAGTTTTGAGCTCATGCGGGAGCCGTGCATCACACCCAGTGGCATCACCTACGACCGCAAGGATATCGAGGAGCACCTGCAG CGTGTGGGTCACTTTGACCCTGTCACCCGGAGCCCCCTGACCCAGGAACAGCTCATCCCGAACCTGGCCATGAAAGAGGTCATTGATGCGTTCATCTCTGAGAACGGCTGGGTGGAGGACTACTGA